One genomic window of [Limnothrix rosea] IAM M-220 includes the following:
- a CDS encoding NADH-quinone oxidoreductase subunit K, with product MAFLETCVFGVIFIGFFGIIFKKNLIMKILAMDVMSTGVIAYYILVAARGGIFAPIVDDAQETVAYADPVPQAVILTAIVIGFSIQALMLVGVMKLSRDNPTLETREIEKIHTP from the coding sequence ATGGCCTTTCTCGAAACCTGCGTATTTGGTGTCATCTTTATTGGCTTTTTTGGCATCATTTTTAAGAAAAACCTAATCATGAAAATCCTCGCGATGGACGTGATGAGTACTGGGGTGATCGCTTATTACATTCTTGTGGCTGCCCGTGGTGGGATTTTTGCGCCGATTGTGGATGATGCTCAGGAAACAGTGGCTTATGCCGATCCGGTGCCCCAGGCTGTGATTTTAACGGCAATTGTCATTGGATTTTCGATTCAGGCGTTGATGCTGGTCGGTGTCATGAAGTTGTCGCGGGATAATCCAACCTTAGAGACGAGAGAGATCGAGAAAATTCACACCCCATGA
- a CDS encoding cation:proton antiporter, with amino-acid sequence MNELTIGWVISPFVVGFSIYLLPKIDRYLAILVSISSLIFGLVQIFQPEPYSLKLLDSYGVDLLVDDQSGYFILTNAAVAIAVTVYCWKSTKSAFFFTQLVILQGALNAVFICADLISLYVALEAISIAAFLLMTYQRTDRSIWIGLRYLFLSNTAMLFYLMGALLVYQATKSFSYAGLAEAPNEAIALIFLGLLTKGGVFVSGLWLPLTHSESDTPVSAMLSGVVVKAGIFPLLRCGILVPDLDPWLRFFGVATALLGISFAILETDAKRLLAFSTISKLGLLLSAPAVAGLAALSHGLVKSSLFLMAGQLPTRKFRELRETTISTTLWIPLAIACLSMVGMPLLVGFSSKVLLLKNIEPWQEIGLNIAAVGTALAFAKFLFIPHDAATKFEAKSVTFWGAIVWLLSGVVLANGFYIEAYELSNIPKALIKIAIGWALYWLIMKRLELKLPRIFEEFEQLIGGMSIVLTGLFWMVTL; translated from the coding sequence ATGAATGAATTGACGATTGGCTGGGTGATTTCCCCCTTTGTCGTGGGCTTTAGCATCTATTTGCTACCAAAAATTGACCGCTATCTGGCGATTTTGGTATCGATTTCGTCGCTGATCTTTGGTCTGGTACAAATTTTTCAGCCAGAACCCTACAGCCTCAAGCTCCTTGATAGCTATGGCGTAGATTTACTGGTGGATGATCAGAGTGGTTATTTCATTTTGACCAATGCGGCGGTGGCGATCGCCGTGACAGTGTATTGCTGGAAAAGTACGAAAAGCGCTTTTTTCTTTACCCAGCTCGTCATTTTGCAGGGGGCGCTGAATGCCGTCTTTATTTGCGCGGATCTGATTAGTCTGTATGTGGCCCTCGAAGCCATTAGTATCGCGGCGTTTCTGCTAATGACCTACCAGCGGACAGACCGTTCCATTTGGATTGGTCTGAGGTATCTGTTCCTGAGTAATACGGCCATGCTGTTTTATTTAATGGGGGCACTGCTGGTTTATCAGGCGACAAAATCCTTTTCCTACGCTGGTTTAGCCGAAGCACCTAATGAGGCGATCGCCTTGATTTTTCTCGGTTTACTCACCAAAGGCGGTGTATTTGTCTCAGGACTGTGGTTGCCCTTGACCCACTCAGAATCAGACACACCCGTGTCGGCAATGTTGTCCGGTGTGGTGGTGAAAGCCGGTATTTTTCCCCTATTGCGCTGCGGCATTTTAGTGCCAGACCTTGACCCTTGGCTCAGATTTTTTGGGGTGGCAACTGCGCTACTGGGCATTAGCTTCGCCATCCTCGAAACCGATGCCAAACGTCTTTTAGCCTTTAGTACCATCTCAAAATTGGGATTGTTGCTCTCCGCCCCGGCGGTGGCGGGATTAGCGGCTCTGTCCCACGGTTTAGTGAAATCCTCTTTATTTTTGATGGCGGGTCAATTGCCCACGCGCAAATTTAGGGAGCTGCGCGAAACCACGATTTCGACAACCCTCTGGATACCCTTGGCGATCGCCTGCCTCTCAATGGTGGGCATGCCCTTGCTCGTTGGGTTTAGCTCGAAAGTGCTACTCCTAAAAAATATTGAACCTTGGCAAGAAATCGGGTTAAATATCGCTGCCGTCGGTACAGCATTAGCCTTCGCCAAATTTCTGTTTATTCCCCACGATGCGGCGACAAAGTTTGAAGCAAAAAGCGTCACATTCTGGGGGGCGATCGTCTGGCTCCTAAGCGGTGTTGTCTTAGCCAATGGTTTTTACATAGAGGCCTACGAGTTGTCCAATATCCCCAAGGCACTGATTAAAATCGCCATTGGTTGGGCGTTATATTGGCTAATTATGAAGCGCCTCGAACTCAAATTACCCCGTATATTTGAAGAATTTGAACAGCTCATCGGTGGCATGAGCATTGTCTTAACCGGATTATTTTGGATGGTGACCCTATGA
- a CDS encoding cation:proton antiporter has product MAFPTLQLDFGHDLLQLMSFNFDKFRSFSGFTLATTPESEYGSYVLTGVLMTIVVIYAMSKIGGELSKRVGLPPVLGELLGGVLVGVSALHLIVFPETGALGTDSLMMSVLQRLGDLDAIAVEHIFESQSEVISVLAELGVIVLLFEIGLESDLRELTKVGSQAAVVAIVGVVAPFLLGTVGLVTLFQAPIIPAIFAGAALTATSIGITSKVLSDLGQLKSTEGTIIVGAAVIDDVLGIIVLAVVASLAKTGEVDLLNVVYLIVGASTFLLGSILLGKFFNKSFEAIAGKLQTRGALLIPACAFALIMAIIANSIHLEAILGAFAAGLVLDETDLRKELDRLVMPVADLLVPIFFVTVGAKADLGVLNPFVEENRAGLIIATFLVVVAIIGKVITGWAVFGKPGINRLAVGFGMIPRGEVGLVFAGIGSASGVLDKPLEAAIIVMVIVTTFIAPPLLQMVLDNPGDGDIDGTDTELEKPYVLAE; this is encoded by the coding sequence ATGGCTTTTCCGACTTTACAACTCGACTTTGGGCACGACTTGCTCCAATTAATGAGTTTCAATTTTGATAAATTCCGGTCTTTTAGCGGTTTCACCCTAGCCACAACACCCGAATCAGAATATGGTTCCTATGTATTAACAGGTGTGTTGATGACCATTGTGGTGATCTACGCCATGAGTAAAATTGGTGGCGAACTGTCCAAGCGCGTCGGTTTACCCCCTGTTCTTGGTGAACTGCTCGGTGGCGTTTTAGTCGGTGTTTCTGCACTACACCTCATTGTTTTTCCCGAAACCGGTGCCCTAGGTACAGACTCTTTAATGATGTCGGTTCTCCAGCGGCTTGGAGATCTCGATGCGATCGCCGTCGAGCATATTTTCGAAAGCCAAAGCGAAGTAATTTCCGTCTTGGCAGAACTCGGCGTTATCGTTCTTTTGTTTGAGATTGGTCTAGAGTCAGACTTACGCGAACTCACAAAAGTCGGTTCCCAAGCCGCCGTTGTTGCCATCGTTGGTGTTGTCGCTCCTTTCCTACTCGGTACAGTTGGTCTTGTGACCCTATTCCAAGCGCCGATTATTCCCGCAATTTTTGCTGGTGCAGCCTTAACCGCGACCAGTATTGGTATCACCTCAAAGGTACTATCAGATTTAGGACAGCTCAAATCCACCGAAGGCACCATTATTGTCGGTGCTGCTGTCATTGACGATGTGCTCGGTATTATCGTTCTCGCCGTCGTTGCGAGTCTTGCTAAAACGGGTGAAGTTGATTTATTAAACGTTGTTTACCTCATCGTTGGTGCGTCAACCTTTCTACTCGGTTCTATTCTGCTGGGTAAATTTTTTAATAAAAGCTTTGAGGCGATCGCCGGAAAATTACAAACCCGCGGTGCACTATTGATTCCGGCCTGTGCCTTTGCCTTAATTATGGCAATTATCGCTAACTCCATTCACCTAGAAGCAATCCTTGGTGCCTTTGCCGCAGGTCTAGTCCTCGACGAAACCGATTTGCGCAAAGAACTTGATCGTTTGGTGATGCCCGTTGCTGATTTGCTTGTTCCCATCTTCTTCGTTACGGTCGGTGCAAAAGCAGATCTTGGTGTGCTTAACCCCTTCGTCGAAGAAAATCGTGCCGGTCTAATCATTGCAACCTTCCTCGTCGTTGTAGCTATTATCGGTAAAGTGATTACGGGTTGGGCGGTCTTCGGTAAGCCCGGCATTAACCGCTTAGCCGTTGGTTTCGGCATGATTCCCCGTGGTGAAGTTGGCCTTGTTTTTGCCGGCATTGGTTCTGCCAGTGGTGTTTTAGATAAGCCCCTCGAAGCAGCAATTATTGTGATGGTGATTGTCACCACATTTATTGCGCCACCGCTACTCCAGATGGTGTTAGACAATCCTGGTGATGGCGATATCGATGGCACAGATACGGAGCTAGAAAAGCCCTATGTTCTGGCTGAATAA
- a CDS encoding monovalent cation/H(+) antiporter subunit G gives MSTFIDILSYGCIILGVVFWFWGTIPLLGDRSVLYKLHTLSVSDTLGSMAIMAGLLLKIPREWPLLVLAIIALAIWNTVLGYVLAYCSSRGGGNERI, from the coding sequence ATGAGTACTTTTATCGATATCCTCAGTTATGGCTGTATTATTCTGGGGGTTGTTTTTTGGTTCTGGGGCACAATTCCTTTACTCGGCGATCGCTCTGTCCTGTACAAGTTACACACGCTGTCGGTGTCGGATACCTTGGGGTCGATGGCGATTATGGCGGGGCTATTGCTAAAAATCCCTAGGGAATGGCCGTTACTGGTGTTAGCGATTATTGCCCTCGCGATTTGGAATACGGTTTTGGGTTACGTTTTAGCATATTGTTCGAGTCGTGGAGGTGGTAATGAGCGGATTTAA
- a CDS encoding DUF4040 domain-containing protein codes for MSGFNFDWFIFAIALLLPLTSGLLVFQKNPYYALVIRGILGAIAALLYAMFGAADVALTEALVGTMLSITLYAVAVRSSMSMRLGVLAVCTDTVNLSQKLNPALKQVLSKYDLRLEQVVFEDAQALEHALELKDVHCILQIDDSEQINVFKTRVPRLYEIFKSSSLTELIELQLLELKPATAVVVPSSQPLMENQS; via the coding sequence ATGAGCGGATTTAATTTTGACTGGTTTATTTTTGCGATCGCCCTGTTGTTGCCTTTAACTTCTGGGCTACTGGTCTTCCAAAAGAATCCCTATTATGCCCTCGTGATTCGGGGAATTTTGGGGGCGATCGCCGCATTGCTCTATGCGATGTTTGGGGCAGCAGATGTGGCGCTCACCGAAGCCCTTGTGGGGACGATGCTGTCGATTACCTTATATGCCGTGGCAGTGCGTTCGTCGATGAGTATGCGTCTTGGGGTTTTGGCCGTTTGTACGGACACCGTGAATCTGTCCCAAAAACTCAATCCTGCCCTTAAACAAGTGCTCAGCAAGTACGATCTACGTCTTGAACAAGTGGTGTTTGAAGATGCCCAAGCCCTAGAACATGCCCTAGAGCTAAAGGATGTTCACTGTATTTTACAGATTGACGATAGTGAGCAAATTAATGTATTTAAAACTCGTGTGCCGCGACTCTACGAGATTTTTAAAAGCTCCTCTTTAACGGAGTTGATCGAACTACAGCTGCTGGAGTTAAAGCCTGCTACTGCCGTCGTTGTGCCATCGTCGCAACCTCTTATGGAGAATCAATCATGA
- a CDS encoding cation:proton antiporter, whose product MHDITIIWILLPFVIGFSIYLLPQIDRYLALLVFSASLGFGTVQIFQPEPYQLHLLDSFGVTLQVSGQSGYFILTNALVAIAIILYCFNSPKSAFFFTQLTILHGAVNAVFICADLMSLYVALEAIGVSAFLLMIYQRTDRSIWVGLRYLFISNTAMLFFLIGAVQVYQANNSFAYAGLANAPIEAIALLFIGLLTKGGIFVSGLWLPLTHSESETPVSAMLSGVVVKAGIFPLMQFALLVDSINPIVRLFGMGTALLGVSYAVFEKDSKRMLAFHTVSQLGFVLAAPAVGGFYALSHGLVKSVLFLLAGNLPSRNFKELKKTGIATNLWIPLAIASLSISGMPLLAGYSAKVLILKNIESWQEIGMNLAAVGTAISFSKFLFLPHSPELKGKAFSTNNWGFWAAIALLLGGLFITNGFYLDAYKLSNFPKALITIAIGWGAYWLIFQKLSIKLPRVVEQFEHLVGAMSLVLTGLFWMVWA is encoded by the coding sequence ATGCACGACATTACAATCATTTGGATTTTATTGCCGTTCGTTATCGGTTTTAGTATTTATCTGTTGCCACAGATAGATCGCTATCTCGCGTTATTGGTTTTCTCTGCTTCGTTGGGTTTTGGGACGGTACAGATTTTTCAGCCGGAACCTTATCAACTGCACTTACTGGATAGTTTTGGGGTAACGCTACAGGTCAGTGGTCAGAGCGGCTATTTTATTTTGACTAATGCATTGGTGGCGATCGCCATTATTTTGTATTGCTTTAATAGCCCAAAGAGTGCCTTCTTTTTTACTCAGCTCACTATTTTGCATGGTGCAGTGAATGCTGTGTTTATCTGTGCGGATCTGATGAGTTTGTATGTGGCTCTGGAGGCGATCGGCGTTTCGGCGTTTTTGTTGATGATTTATCAGCGTACTGACCGCTCTATTTGGGTCGGGCTGAGGTATTTATTTATTAGCAATACGGCGATGCTGTTTTTCCTCATCGGGGCGGTGCAGGTTTATCAGGCGAATAATTCCTTTGCTTATGCGGGATTAGCCAATGCGCCCATTGAGGCGATCGCCCTGCTCTTTATCGGCCTACTCACCAAAGGCGGCATTTTTGTGTCAGGCCTGTGGTTACCCTTGACCCACTCAGAATCAGAAACGCCCGTCTCAGCAATGTTGTCGGGTGTTGTGGTGAAAGCGGGTATTTTTCCTTTGATGCAATTTGCATTGCTCGTGGACAGCATCAATCCGATTGTGAGGCTGTTTGGAATGGGAACCGCGTTACTGGGTGTGAGCTATGCCGTATTTGAGAAGGATTCCAAGCGGATGTTGGCTTTTCATACGGTGTCCCAGTTGGGATTTGTTCTGGCAGCCCCTGCGGTGGGTGGTTTTTATGCCCTCAGCCATGGTTTGGTGAAATCAGTGTTGTTTTTGCTCGCCGGAAATTTACCGAGTCGTAATTTTAAAGAGCTTAAGAAAACGGGTATTGCCACCAATCTTTGGATTCCCTTGGCGATCGCCAGTCTTTCCATCTCAGGAATGCCCTTACTCGCGGGTTATAGTGCGAAAGTTTTAATCCTGAAAAATATTGAATCTTGGCAGGAAATTGGCATGAACCTTGCCGCTGTAGGAACCGCTATTTCTTTTTCAAAGTTTTTGTTTTTACCCCATTCTCCAGAACTGAAAGGCAAGGCATTTTCCACTAATAATTGGGGCTTTTGGGCGGCGATCGCCCTTTTACTGGGGGGCTTGTTCATCACCAATGGCTTTTATTTAGACGCTTATAAACTGAGCAATTTCCCCAAGGCACTGATCACGATTGCCATCGGTTGGGGCGCTTACTGGCTAATTTTTCAAAAATTGTCAATCAAATTACCGCGTGTTGTGGAGCAATTTGAACACCTCGTTGGCGCGATGAGTCTTGTTTTAACTGGTTTGTTTTGGATGGTATGGGCATGA
- a CDS encoding Na(+)/H(+) antiporter subunit B, whose product MKWVYLAFGIALFVKMLVFPNFAMEGEIGTIAEVVAAETGVPNAVSGIILRNRLYDTGFEVMVFTLAIMGVRFLLSDEHPSKEVKQFTDSPSIVLARLGATIAALIGIELAIRGHLSPGGGFAAGVAGGTAIGLVAIVSSPQWMDAIYKKWNAAILEKVSVLIFFMLACLSLIGIQLPYGEFGTLFSGGWITILNILVAIKVALGSWAAILIFIRYRGLL is encoded by the coding sequence ATGAAGTGGGTCTACCTTGCATTTGGTATTGCCTTATTTGTAAAAATGCTGGTCTTCCCGAATTTTGCAATGGAAGGCGAGATCGGGACGATCGCCGAAGTGGTAGCGGCGGAAACAGGTGTACCCAATGCGGTGTCCGGCATTATTCTGCGGAATCGTCTCTATGATACGGGCTTTGAGGTGATGGTCTTTACCCTCGCCATTATGGGCGTGCGCTTTTTACTTTCCGATGAACACCCCTCGAAAGAAGTTAAACAATTTACCGATTCCCCCTCGATTGTTCTGGCGCGTTTGGGGGCAACCATTGCGGCATTAATTGGTATTGAGTTGGCCATTAGGGGACACCTCAGTCCCGGTGGCGGTTTTGCGGCTGGTGTGGCTGGTGGTACGGCGATCGGTCTAGTGGCGATCGTGTCTTCACCGCAATGGATGGACGCAATTTATAAAAAGTGGAATGCAGCAATTCTCGAAAAAGTTTCAGTCCTCATCTTTTTCATGTTGGCCTGTCTATCCCTAATCGGTATTCAGCTACCCTACGGTGAATTTGGCACATTATTTAGTGGCGGCTGGATCACCATTCTCAATATTCTTGTGGCGATTAAAGTGGCACTGGGTTCTTGGGCGGCTATCTTAATCTTTATCCGCTATCGCGGGTTGCTCTAA
- a CDS encoding ABC transporter ATP-binding protein: MSDLVIDVRQLQVQFRAENQVNTAVDRIDFQLERGNTLGIVGESGSGKSVTSLALMGLVPKPGRVRAGEILFKSEPGGEAIDLESLPERERRTYRGGKIAMIFQEPMSSLNPVYNVDFQLTEAILLHQNISKAEAKKQAIARLEEVQLLPELMERYPHELSGGQLQRVMIAMAIASNPTLLIADEPTTALDVTVQAKILQLLRDLSQARQMSLIFITHDLGVIAELVDDVAVMYRGKIVEQGKIKNIFSNPQHPYTKGLLACRPRLEEKLVLLPTVADFMAITEDPETKEIVIQERQPDDSLQAQISLDEDKARLESLVSQEPLLSVQNLQVGYRKRGVLGIGGFNMAVNNVSFNLYPGETLGLVGESGCGKSTLARAILRLVQPLAGDVFFRGENIAKLPVRSKRLRQLRREMQIVFQNPYNSLNPRMSIGKAIAEPMVIHNLKRDKKKRLERVQYLLERVGLDPDWVNRYPHELSGGQRQRVCIARALAIEPQFIICDESVSALDVSVQAQVLNLLKELQSEFQLTYIFISHDLSVVKFMSDRIIVMNKGKIEEMGAAEQIYRDPQQDYTRQLISAIPKGF, from the coding sequence ATGAGTGATTTGGTTATCGATGTCCGTCAACTGCAAGTGCAATTTCGTGCAGAAAACCAAGTAAATACCGCCGTTGATCGCATTGATTTTCAGCTTGAACGGGGCAACACCTTGGGCATTGTCGGGGAATCGGGCTCTGGAAAATCGGTAACATCCTTAGCATTAATGGGATTAGTGCCGAAGCCGGGTCGGGTGAGGGCGGGCGAAATTCTGTTTAAATCGGAGCCGGGTGGAGAGGCGATCGATCTTGAGAGTTTGCCGGAACGGGAACGACGCACCTATCGTGGCGGCAAAATTGCGATGATTTTTCAGGAGCCGATGAGTTCGCTAAATCCGGTTTACAATGTCGACTTTCAGCTCACCGAAGCGATTCTCCTCCACCAAAATATTTCTAAAGCTGAGGCAAAAAAACAGGCGATCGCCCGATTAGAGGAAGTCCAGCTACTGCCAGAACTCATGGAACGCTATCCCCATGAGCTATCGGGGGGTCAATTACAACGGGTGATGATCGCCATGGCGATCGCCTCAAACCCCACCCTACTCATTGCCGATGAACCGACGACGGCACTAGACGTGACAGTGCAAGCCAAAATTTTGCAACTCCTGCGGGATCTGAGTCAGGCAAGGCAAATGTCTCTGATTTTTATTACCCACGACCTCGGTGTGATTGCAGAGTTGGTCGACGATGTGGCAGTCATGTATCGCGGCAAAATTGTAGAACAAGGCAAGATCAAAAATATCTTTTCAAACCCCCAGCATCCCTACACCAAAGGACTTTTAGCCTGTCGCCCTCGCCTTGAAGAAAAGCTAGTTTTATTGCCGACCGTTGCCGATTTTATGGCCATCACCGAAGACCCTGAAACGAAGGAAATAGTCATTCAGGAGCGACAGCCAGACGACAGCTTACAGGCGCAAATTTCCCTAGATGAAGACAAAGCCCGCCTCGAATCTTTAGTCTCCCAAGAGCCCTTACTATCGGTACAAAACCTCCAAGTGGGCTACCGCAAGCGCGGGGTGCTAGGCATCGGCGGCTTTAATATGGCCGTTAATAATGTGTCCTTTAATTTATACCCCGGTGAAACCCTAGGTCTTGTGGGTGAGTCCGGCTGTGGCAAATCAACCCTTGCCCGCGCCATTTTGCGGTTAGTGCAGCCTTTAGCGGGCGATGTTTTTTTCCGGGGCGAAAATATTGCCAAACTTCCTGTCCGCAGTAAACGCCTACGCCAGCTACGTCGGGAGATGCAAATCGTTTTTCAAAATCCTTATAATTCCCTCAATCCTCGCATGAGCATTGGCAAGGCGATCGCCGAACCGATGGTAATTCACAACCTCAAGCGCGACAAGAAAAAACGGTTAGAACGAGTGCAATATCTATTAGAGCGCGTCGGTCTAGATCCCGATTGGGTGAACCGCTATCCCCACGAACTGTCCGGTGGTCAGCGGCAACGGGTTTGTATTGCTAGAGCCTTAGCCATCGAACCACAATTTATTATTTGCGATGAGTCAGTATCCGCCCTCGACGTTTCTGTGCAGGCTCAGGTACTCAATCTACTGAAGGAACTGCAATCAGAATTTCAATTGACCTATATTTTTATTTCCCACGACCTCAGCGTCGTCAAATTTATGAGCGATCGCATTATTGTCATGAACAAAGGCAAAATCGAGGAAATGGGTGCTGCCGAGCAAATTTACCGCGACCCGCAACAGGACTACACCCGACAACTCATTTCTGCCATTCCTAAAGGCTTTTAG
- a CDS encoding SulP family inorganic anion transporter, whose protein sequence is MQITNKIHFRNIRGDLFGGVTAAIIALPMALAFGVASGAGPVAGLWGAVLVGFFAALFGGTATLISEPTGPMTVVLTGIIANFIAQEGTEQGLAMAFTVVMMAGVFQIIFGLLKLGRYVTMMPYTVISGFMSGIGIILVILQIAPFLGQGSPGGGVVGTLRAIPELLSNVQPTETLLAAGTVAIIWFMPEKIKKLVPPQLVALVAGTVISLFVFPNADQIRRIGEIPAGFPSLIMPTFAAEHLQIMVIDAAVLGMLGCIDALLTSMVADSLTRTEHDSNKELLGQGLGNIVSGLFGGLAGAGATMGTVVNIQSGGRSALSGLSRALILLVVILGASGLAANIPLAVLAGIALKVGIDIIDWDFLKRAHTISWKGALIMYGVILLTVLVDLIVAVGIGLFIANILTIDKMSRLQSESVRSISDADDAMDLTAEEQRWLDEANGRVLFFQLSGPMIFGVAKAIAREHNAIQDCDAIVFDISDVPHMGVTASLALENAIEEAVDKGREVFLVGAAGQTRRRLEKLKLFRKVSPERCLMSREEALKQATFQVASGTSSDGDYFDKAASTV, encoded by the coding sequence CCTAGCCTTCGGCGTTGCCTCTGGTGCTGGCCCTGTTGCTGGTTTGTGGGGAGCCGTCCTTGTCGGTTTCTTTGCTGCTCTTTTTGGCGGCACCGCGACATTGATTTCTGAGCCCACAGGTCCGATGACCGTTGTGCTGACTGGTATCATCGCGAACTTTATTGCTCAGGAAGGTACCGAGCAAGGTTTAGCTATGGCCTTTACCGTCGTCATGATGGCGGGTGTGTTTCAGATTATCTTTGGACTACTGAAGCTCGGCCGTTATGTAACCATGATGCCCTACACCGTCATTTCTGGCTTCATGTCAGGTATCGGTATCATTTTAGTAATTTTGCAAATTGCGCCATTTCTGGGACAGGGGAGTCCTGGTGGGGGCGTTGTTGGCACGCTTAGGGCGATTCCAGAGTTGTTGAGCAATGTCCAGCCTACTGAAACTCTTTTAGCAGCGGGCACTGTGGCAATTATCTGGTTTATGCCAGAAAAAATTAAGAAGCTTGTTCCCCCTCAGCTTGTGGCTTTGGTTGCTGGGACAGTTATTTCTTTATTTGTTTTCCCTAATGCTGATCAGATTCGTCGCATTGGTGAAATTCCTGCTGGTTTCCCTAGCCTTATCATGCCGACTTTTGCTGCTGAACATCTCCAGATTATGGTGATTGATGCGGCGGTGCTGGGCATGTTGGGCTGTATTGATGCGTTGCTGACATCGATGGTGGCGGATAGTTTGACCCGTACTGAGCATGATTCTAATAAGGAGCTGCTTGGGCAGGGTCTTGGCAATATTGTGTCAGGTTTATTTGGCGGTCTTGCTGGTGCGGGTGCAACCATGGGTACTGTGGTAAACATCCAAAGTGGTGGTCGTTCTGCTCTGTCTGGCCTTAGTCGTGCTCTGATTCTCTTGGTTGTGATTCTCGGTGCTTCAGGTCTTGCGGCAAATATTCCTTTAGCCGTGCTGGCGGGTATTGCGCTAAAGGTTGGTATCGACATTATTGACTGGGATTTCTTGAAGCGTGCCCATACGATTTCTTGGAAGGGGGCGCTCATTATGTATGGCGTTATCTTGCTTACGGTCTTGGTTGATTTGATTGTTGCGGTGGGTATTGGTTTATTTATTGCTAATATTCTCACTATTGATAAGATGAGCCGTCTCCAGTCTGAGAGTGTGCGGTCTATTTCTGATGCTGATGATGCTATGGATCTCACGGCGGAGGAGCAGCGCTGGCTCGATGAGGCGAATGGTCGGGTACTTTTCTTCCAACTTAGTGGTCCGATGATTTTTGGTGTTGCGAAGGCGATCGCCCGTGAACATAATGCGATCCAAGACTGTGATGCTATTGTCTTTGATATCTCCGATGTGCCCCATATGGGGGTTACGGCTTCTTTGGCGCTGGAAAATGCCATTGAAGAAGCGGTAGATAAGGGGCGTGAAGTTTTTCTTGTCGGTGCTGCGGGTCAAACCCGTCGCCGCCTTGAAAAGCTCAAGCTTTTCCGTAAGGTTTCTCCGGAACGTTGTCTGATGTCTCGTGAAGAGGCGCTGAAGCAGGCAACGTTTCAAGTTGCTTCTGGTACGTCTTCTGATGGTGACTATTTCGATAAAGCAGCGTCGACGGTATAA
- a CDS encoding Na+/H+ antiporter subunit E, with amino-acid sequence MIGILDIFLILMIWFLLTADLSAANILIGVIIAILMPGKRFNAAQIKDWLHVLWEIVIAIPQAYIEAIEMIFFPHRFETVAMQQVKPNRTPGLIFLDIFLITFTPKTIVLHYHEDGWYEVHLVQRRKPE; translated from the coding sequence ATGATCGGCATTCTCGATATTTTTCTAATTTTAATGATCTGGTTTCTGCTTACCGCAGACCTGAGTGCAGCCAATATCCTGATCGGTGTGATCATTGCGATTTTGATGCCCGGTAAACGGTTTAATGCAGCACAGATTAAAGATTGGCTCCATGTGTTGTGGGAAATTGTGATCGCCATTCCTCAGGCCTATATTGAGGCGATCGAAATGATCTTTTTCCCCCACCGCTTCGAAACCGTGGCCATGCAGCAGGTCAAGCCGAACCGGACACCGGGACTAATTTTTCTCGATATTTTTCTGATTACCTTTACCCCCAAAACCATCGTGCTGCACTATCACGAAGATGGTTGGTATGAAGTACACCTTGTTCAGCGGAGGAAGCCCGAATGA